In Helianthus annuus cultivar XRQ/B chromosome 8, HanXRQr2.0-SUNRISE, whole genome shotgun sequence, a single genomic region encodes these proteins:
- the LOC110873012 gene encoding aspartic proteinase-like protein 2 isoform X1, translating into MDLSGFVGVLVIGFVFCGGFASANVVFQVQHKFGGSKKSLTQFKAHDSSRHRRILSAVDLPIGGDGSPTSAALYFTKLRIGTPPKDYHVQVDTGSDLLWVNCAGCQKCPKKSDLGISLALYNPESSSTAKMVDCNQEICMSTLSDPSNDCKAGMYCSYSVKYGDGSSTTGYFVRDTIQLDRVSGNLQTTFLNGSIAFGCGSQQSGQLGSSQQALDGILGFGQANSSLLSQLASAKKVKRIFSHCLDGSQGGGIFAIGEVVQPKVQTTPMIPEAHYNVELKQIEVGGKFLDLPTDTFDVGGKQGTIIDSGTTLAYLPDLAYKLVLEKIRAAQPNIQPHILDQQFTCFKYSGDVDKGFPVVKFHFENSLVLKVSPHQYLFDVQDDGWCVGFQDSDLQSQGKDVTLLGDLVLTDKLVTYDMEKKTIGWADYNCSSSIRVKDEESGKEYMLGAHNISGGGRIGTSTMIMLVFLLIKLINLL; encoded by the exons ATGGATCTAAGCGGGTTTGTTGGTGTTTTAGTAATTGGGTTTGTTTTCTGTGGTGGATTTGCATCAGCGAATGTGGTTTTCCAGGTTCAGCACAAGTTTGGTGGCAGTAAAAAGTCTTTGACTCAATTCAAAGCCCATGATTCCAGCCGTCACCGGAGGATTCTCTCCGCCGTTGACCTTCCCATTGGCGGCGACGGCAGCCCCACCTCTGCAGC GTTGTATTTCACTAAGCTTCGGATTGGGACCCCACCAAAGGATTACCATGTGCAGGTTGATACCGGGAGTGACCTTCTATGGGTTAATTGTGCTGGATGTCAGAAATGTCCCAAGAAAAGCGACCTTgga ATATCACTTGCTCTGTACAATCCCGAGTCTTCCTCAACGGCAAAAATGGTTGACTGTAATCAAGAAATTTGCATGTCTACATTGAGTGACCCTAGTAATGATTGTAAAGCGGGCATGTACTGTTCCTATTCTGTTAAATACGGCGATGGCAGTTCCACTACGGGATATTTTGTAAGAGATACTATACAACTTGACCGAGTTTCTGGAAATCTTCAAACCACTTTTCTTAATGGAAGTATAGCGTTCGG GTGTGGATCTCAACAATCAGGGCAGTTGGGTTCTTCACAACAAGCACTAGATGGAATACTTGGGTTCGGGCAGGCAAATTCCTCTCTGCTTTCACAGCTTGCTTCAGCTAAAAAGGTGAAAAGGATATTTTCACATTGCTTAGACGGCTCTCAAGGTGGAGGCATATTTGCAATTGGAGAAGTCGTACAACCTAAAGTACAAACAACACCAATGATTCCCGA GGCACATTATAATGTTGAGTTGAAGCAAATTGAGGTAGGTGGTAAATTTCTCGATCTTCCAACAGATACATTTGATGTTGGAGGAAAACAAGGAACAATTATCGACAGTGGTACTACATTAGCTTATTTACCTGACTTGGCTTACAAGTTAGTTTTAGAAAAG ATTCGTGCTGCACAACCTAATATACAGCCTCACATTCTTGACCAGCAGTTCACATGTTTCAAGTACTCTGGAGA TGTTGATAAAGGTTTTCCGGTTGTCAAGTTCCACTTTGAAAATTCACTagttttgaaagtttctcctcaTCAATACCTCTTTGACGTCCAA gatGACGGCTGGTGTGTTGGTTTTCAGGACAGTGACTTGCAATCACAAGGCAAAGATGTAACCTTATTAGGAG ATCTTGTATTGACTGATAAACTTGTTACATATGATATGGAAAAGAAGACAATTGGATGGGCAGACTATAACT GTTCTTCAAGCATCAGAGTGAAAGATGAGGAGTCAGGCAAAGAGTATATGTTGGGTGCACATAATATTTCTGGTGGGGGTCGGATTGGTACCTCAACTATGATTATGCTCGTGTTTCTTCTCATTAAACTAATTAATCTTTTGTAA
- the LOC110873012 gene encoding aspartic proteinase-like protein 2 isoform X2 produces the protein MDLSGFVGVLVIGFVFCGGFASANVVFQVQHKFGGSKKSLTQFKAHDSSRHRRILSAVDLPIGGDGSPTSAALYFTKLRIGTPPKDYHVQVDTGSDLLWVNCAGCQKCPKKSDLGISLALYNPESSSTAKMVDCNQEICMSTLSDPSNDCKAGMYCSYSVKYGDGSSTTGYFVRDTIQLDRVSGNLQTTFLNGSIAFGCGSQQSGQLGSSQQALDGILGFGQANSSLLSQLASAKKVKRIFSHCLDGSQGGGIFAIGEVVQPKVQTTPMIPEAHYNVELKQIEVGGKFLDLPTDTFDVGGKQGTIIDSGTTLAYLPDLAYKLVLEKIRAAQPNIQPHILDQQFTCFKYSGDVDKGFPVVKFHFENSLVLKVSPHQYLFDVQDDGWCVGFQDSDLQSQGKDVTLLGVKYTVQYVSQLLEAKFTGSKDRVSLAFYMKFANVQVLLHEIQVPLGVG, from the exons ATGGATCTAAGCGGGTTTGTTGGTGTTTTAGTAATTGGGTTTGTTTTCTGTGGTGGATTTGCATCAGCGAATGTGGTTTTCCAGGTTCAGCACAAGTTTGGTGGCAGTAAAAAGTCTTTGACTCAATTCAAAGCCCATGATTCCAGCCGTCACCGGAGGATTCTCTCCGCCGTTGACCTTCCCATTGGCGGCGACGGCAGCCCCACCTCTGCAGC GTTGTATTTCACTAAGCTTCGGATTGGGACCCCACCAAAGGATTACCATGTGCAGGTTGATACCGGGAGTGACCTTCTATGGGTTAATTGTGCTGGATGTCAGAAATGTCCCAAGAAAAGCGACCTTgga ATATCACTTGCTCTGTACAATCCCGAGTCTTCCTCAACGGCAAAAATGGTTGACTGTAATCAAGAAATTTGCATGTCTACATTGAGTGACCCTAGTAATGATTGTAAAGCGGGCATGTACTGTTCCTATTCTGTTAAATACGGCGATGGCAGTTCCACTACGGGATATTTTGTAAGAGATACTATACAACTTGACCGAGTTTCTGGAAATCTTCAAACCACTTTTCTTAATGGAAGTATAGCGTTCGG GTGTGGATCTCAACAATCAGGGCAGTTGGGTTCTTCACAACAAGCACTAGATGGAATACTTGGGTTCGGGCAGGCAAATTCCTCTCTGCTTTCACAGCTTGCTTCAGCTAAAAAGGTGAAAAGGATATTTTCACATTGCTTAGACGGCTCTCAAGGTGGAGGCATATTTGCAATTGGAGAAGTCGTACAACCTAAAGTACAAACAACACCAATGATTCCCGA GGCACATTATAATGTTGAGTTGAAGCAAATTGAGGTAGGTGGTAAATTTCTCGATCTTCCAACAGATACATTTGATGTTGGAGGAAAACAAGGAACAATTATCGACAGTGGTACTACATTAGCTTATTTACCTGACTTGGCTTACAAGTTAGTTTTAGAAAAG ATTCGTGCTGCACAACCTAATATACAGCCTCACATTCTTGACCAGCAGTTCACATGTTTCAAGTACTCTGGAGA TGTTGATAAAGGTTTTCCGGTTGTCAAGTTCCACTTTGAAAATTCACTagttttgaaagtttctcctcaTCAATACCTCTTTGACGTCCAA gatGACGGCTGGTGTGTTGGTTTTCAGGACAGTGACTTGCAATCACAAGGCAAAGATGTAACCTTATTAGGAG TCAAATACACAGTACAGTATGTTAGCCAATTACTTGAAGCCAAATTCACTGGTTCAAAAGACCGGGTTTCGCTAGCTTTCTACATGAAGTTTGCAAATGTACAAGTGTTATTGCATGAAATACAAGTCCCTTTAGGGGTTGGATGA
- the LOC110870112 gene encoding uncharacterized protein LOC110870112, whose protein sequence is MPFRDWSESVLKEDLPIPKHERWYQQLTPTPNRVFGDNVLVAARMSYKWSPDSKEVPVLKIGDQEAQLYQAALATFGGSMGVRPLRDDEERWYEQIRGNFMYPVADAFASPPTATEGVLRDLGIDPEDKKKKPLKKMKNLNPEVTSKGAGSSRATAGAAGKGTLRLRQSDLKDYVIISDSLEGLSRAAEKKTGAGGSKSSGSAGSRNPDAGATLSTVAHEEEEEEEEEEVTEKLISRKRVRSETTTGVASVAAAGAIPLIGKTSNMRSLYKFSPETKKPTPEKGVKFTEPEPKRPKITIKSSKIVGAESAKEKNVAEGDKAKAAEEKRRVEERRRKVEEEKKRKAEEDKKAEEAKKKKTADMEKEKERKKAAEKGIGDQEIVVTPGPVKPHQESRKEPEVEKPVHPTHTEVPDRTKVTSARGSGRYVSSGASSGGAGGYNPQVIGAKDTLGDIYYKSYTEEERGNAPHQAPWGLKQRDTFQEFGPCRDWFLNSFTPGEVNRQRAKTHESLYRTYVIGEANTRAANHQIVREWRTMVRERAYWESYRERMLKRISEFEKSKASFDEEKAKFDADKKAEEWGREGLKNKLQAAEQQLAKEKAEFKRICEKDNERAFAARNKIVDLEAKVVELTAKVEDAQAAQAAKEQTEVELADVKLQFSNKDKDLRAKDVEIAELKRLLNDQVDKCESLEIDLAAEKVKAATAEEARDVSTAALNVAQTNYSEAQGFVDTLVSEAEWMCNRGVVLVANSVLNAGELDRIVAALTDVARAVGHRGGYLECAQHVEEVFGQEFDVSHCSVTDQASAELTRAENAYDNLSLPVMDLVAKTLEHDDWCQRLKAILDPPVTVELSDEEEPAGDDGGDDDDDGGNDGDDGGNDGDDGDEGDQRDGSDEFE, encoded by the exons ATGCCCTTCCGAGATTGGAGCGAGTCGGTCCTGAAAGAGGATCTTCCGATCCCAAAACACGAACGGTGGTATCAGCAGCTAACTCCTACCCCTAATCGAGTATTTGGGGATAATGTATTGGTTGCGGCGCGCATGAGTTACAAGTGGTCACCTGACAGCAAGGAAGTGCCAGTCTTAAAGATTGGTGATCAAG AAGCGCAACTGTACCAAGCTGCTTTGGCTACTTTTGGAGGATCTATGGGCGTGCGCCCACTTCGCGATGATGAGGAACGCTGGTATGAGCAGATCAGGGGCAATTTCATGTACCCGGTTGCTGATGCATTTGCCTCGCCGCCTACTGCAACCGAAG gtgtgttgcgcgacctagGGATTGACCCTGAAGATAAGAAgaaaaaacctttgaagaagatgaagaactTGAATCCCGAGGTGACCAGCAAGGGGGCTGGGAGTAGTCGCGCAACCGCTGGTGCTGCTGgtaaaggtactcttcgccttcgacAGAGTGACTTAAAAGATTATGTGATAATTAGTGATTCACTTGAAGGCTTGTCGCGCGCAGCTGAGAAGAAGACTGGAGCGGGTGGTTCAAAGAGCTCTGgaagcgcgggttctcgtaaccctgatGCTGGTGCTACTCTTTCTACTGTTGCGCATGaggaggaggaagaagaggaagaagaggaggtAACCGAAAAGCTGATCAGCAGAAAGAGAGTCAGAAGCGAGACCACAACTGGTGTGGCTTCTGTGGCGGCAGCTGGTGCGATTCCCTTGATTGGGAAAACGAGCAATATGCGCTCTCTTTATAAATTCTCTCCTG AGACCAAGAAGCCCACCCCTGAGAAGGGTGTTAAGTTTACCGAGCCAGAGCCGAAGAGGCCAAAGATTACCATTAAATCTTCTAAGATTGTTGGGGCTGAGTCTGCCAAGGAGAAAAATGTTGCTGAGGGGGATAAAGCGAAGGCTGCTGAGGAGAAGAGAAGGGTTGAGGAGCGTCGTAGGAAGGTTGAGGAAGAGAAGAAGAGGAAAGCTGAGgaagataagaaggctgaggaggcgAAGAAGAAGAAAACCGCTGATATGGAGAAGGAGAAGGAGAGGAAGAAAGCTGCGGAAAAGGGCATCGGTGATCAGGAGATTGTGGTCACCCCAGGGCCTGTGAAGCCTCATCAAGAAAGCAGGAAAGAGCCTGAGGTTGAGAAACCTGTCCACCCCACGCATACTGAGGTCCCTGATCGCACCAAGGTGACTTCTGCCAGGGGATCGGGCCGGTATGTTTCTAGTGGCGCGAGCTCTGGCGGGGCTGGGGGTTACAACCCACAAGTTATTGGGGCGAAGGATACCCTTGGTGATATCTATTATAAGAGCTACACTGAAGAGGAACGTGGTAATGCCCCTCACCAAGCTCCCTGGGGTTTGAAGCAAAGGGACACCTTTCAAGAGTTTGGACCATGCCGCGATTGGTTCTTAAATTCCTTTACTCCTGGTGAGGTTAATCGGCAGAGGGCGAAGACTCATGAAAGCCTATATCGCACTTATGTGATCGGGGAGGCCAACACGCGCGCTGCCAACCATCAAATAGTTCGTGAGTGGCGAACGATGGTTAGGGAGCGAGCATATTGGGAGAGCTACCGCGAGCGAATGTTGAAGCGTATTAGCGAGTTTGAGAAGTCAAAAGCCTCTTTTGATGAAGAGAAGGCAAAGTTTGATGCTGACAAGAAGGCGGAGGAATGGGGGCGTGAGGGCCTGAAAAACAAACTTCAAGCTGCTGAGCAGCAGCTGGCTaaggagaaggccgagttcaaGCGCATATGTGAGAAAGACAATGAACGCGCGTTCGCGGCTCGAAACAAGATTGTCGATCTTGAAGCCAAGGTTGTTGAGCTTACTGCGAAGGTTGAGGATGCGCAAGCTGCGCAGGCTGCTAAGGAGCAGACTGAG GTTGAGTTGGCTGATGTGAAGCTGCAGTTCTCAAACAAAGACAAGGATTTGCGGGCCAAGGATGTCGAGATCGCTGAACTGAAACGCCTCCTGAATGATCAGGTTGACAAATGCGAATCCTTGGAAATCGATCTTGCAGCAGAGAAAGTTAAGGCTGCCACTGCTGAGGAAGCGCGTGATGTTAGTACTGCCGCCCTTAACGTAGCGCAGACTAACTATTCTGAAGCTCAAGGGTTCGTGGATACGCTTGTCTCTGAGGCCGAGTGGATGTGCAACCGTGGAGTAGTGCTG GTTGCCAACTCTGTGCTTAATGCTGGAGAGCTAGATCGCATTGTTGCTGCTTTGACGGATGTCGCGCGCGCAGTTGGTCATCGAGGAGGGTATTTGGAATGTGCTCAACATGTTGAGGAGGTGTTTGGACAGGAGTTTGATGTGAGTCATTGTTCGGTGACTGACCAGGCTAGTGCCGAGTTGACACGTGCTGAAAATGCTTATGATAACCTATCACTGCCTGTGATGGACTTAGTCGCGAAGACTCTAGAGCATGATGATTGGTGCCAGCGCCTCAAGGCCATTCTCGACCCACCGGTAACTGTTGAATTATCAGATGAAGAGGAGCCAGCTGGTGATGATGGtggagacgatgatgatgatggtggaaaCGATGGTGATGACGGTGGAAATGATGGTGATGACGGTGATGAAGGCGATCAACGCGATGGTAGTGATGAATTTGAATAG